In the Variovorax sp. S12S4 genome, one interval contains:
- a CDS encoding LysR family transcriptional regulator → MKVDLEDLNAFVAVAGAKGFRDGARLSGGSASALSEAVRRLEAQLGVRLLHRTTRSVRPTEAGERLLERLRPALTEVEAALDVVNGFRDRPAGTLKLNVPISASRLVLPSIVPRFLAAYPDISLEVIAEDGFVDVLAAGCDAGIRYDERLEQDMVAVPIGPRFQRFAVAAAPSYLDRHGRPEHPRDLLGHNCLRGRFASGSTPPWEFERDGETLRVDVTGQLTVRIGAAADLSVDAALAGAGVVYLFEDWLRPHLDSGALEPVLEPWWLRFSGPFLYYPGRRLLPAPLRALWTSYSARRVAETPIRLESRRRWDSRRLRTAAGRPS, encoded by the coding sequence ATGAAAGTCGATCTCGAGGATCTCAACGCCTTCGTGGCAGTGGCGGGCGCCAAGGGCTTTCGCGACGGCGCGCGCCTGAGCGGTGGCAGCGCATCGGCCTTGAGCGAGGCGGTGCGCCGGCTGGAAGCTCAACTCGGCGTGCGCCTGCTCCACCGCACAACCCGCAGCGTGCGGCCGACGGAGGCGGGAGAACGCCTGCTCGAGCGGCTGAGGCCCGCGCTCACCGAGGTGGAGGCGGCGCTCGACGTGGTGAACGGTTTTCGCGACCGGCCCGCGGGCACGCTCAAGCTGAACGTGCCGATCAGCGCCTCGCGGCTCGTGCTGCCATCGATCGTGCCGCGCTTCCTTGCCGCCTATCCGGACATCTCTCTCGAAGTGATTGCGGAAGACGGCTTCGTCGACGTGCTGGCCGCCGGTTGCGACGCCGGCATCCGCTATGACGAGCGGCTCGAGCAGGACATGGTCGCCGTGCCGATCGGCCCGCGCTTCCAGCGCTTTGCAGTGGCGGCAGCCCCCTCCTACCTCGACCGCCATGGCCGGCCGGAACATCCGCGCGACCTGCTGGGCCACAACTGCTTGCGCGGGCGTTTCGCCAGCGGGTCGACGCCGCCGTGGGAGTTCGAGCGCGACGGCGAAACCTTGCGCGTCGACGTGACCGGGCAGTTGACCGTGCGGATCGGCGCAGCGGCAGATCTCTCGGTCGATGCGGCGCTGGCCGGTGCCGGCGTGGTCTACCTGTTCGAAGACTGGCTGCGGCCGCACCTCGACAGCGGTGCGCTCGAGCCAGTGCTCGAGCCCTGGTGGCTGCGCTTCTCCGGCCCGTTCCTCTACTACCCAGGCCGCCGGTTGCTGCCGGCGCCGCTAAGGGCTTTGTGGACTTCATACAGCGCGCGCCGGGTCGCCGAGACTCCAATCAGACTTGAGTCACGCCGTCGATGGGACTCACGTCGCCTACGAACTGCAGCAGGTCGACCATCGTAA
- a CDS encoding peroxidase family protein → MLDAGPAGGGNNPRVPAGFTYLGQFVDHDITLDLTSIGDKLEDPTAVENFRTPALDLDSIYGRGPDGSPHLYARGPNNGPSAKLLIGKTTLGFQQNAADIPGVFPNDLPRSPEGQALIGDHRNDENLLVAQTHLAFMKFHNKVVDLLAASPTAPAPAELFFEARREVTWHYQWLVLHDFVERLTEDGIVARILNEGRQFYRFKKTPYMPVEFSGAAYRLGHSMVREVYSHNRVFTPGGLAPASLGLLFAFSGLSGGIVGDLAPDPLTAPTPISKLASNWIIDWRRFYDFGNNPPGVTLNQARSIDPFIVKALHTLPGGASLPFLNLKRGVMLGLPSGQSVARAMEVTNPLTSAEISSGTDGAVAKAQGLHEQTPLWYYILKEASVREGGERLGPVGARIVAEVFIGLVHGDHESYLWKKGPAWTPTLPSRTPGTFTMVDLLQFVGDVSPIDGVTQV, encoded by the coding sequence ATGCTCGATGCCGGTCCGGCTGGTGGCGGAAACAACCCGCGAGTGCCGGCAGGGTTCACCTACCTGGGCCAGTTCGTCGATCACGACATCACGCTGGACCTGACCTCCATCGGCGACAAGCTGGAAGACCCGACCGCGGTGGAGAATTTCAGAACGCCCGCGCTGGACCTGGACTCGATCTATGGGCGCGGTCCGGACGGCAGTCCGCACCTCTATGCCCGCGGCCCCAACAACGGACCCAGCGCGAAGCTGCTGATCGGCAAGACCACACTCGGCTTTCAACAGAACGCGGCCGACATCCCCGGCGTGTTCCCCAACGACCTTCCGCGAAGCCCCGAGGGCCAAGCGCTGATCGGCGACCATCGCAACGACGAGAACCTGTTGGTCGCGCAGACCCACCTGGCTTTCATGAAGTTCCACAACAAGGTGGTCGATCTGCTGGCGGCCTCGCCGACGGCGCCTGCGCCCGCCGAGCTCTTCTTCGAGGCCCGGCGCGAGGTGACCTGGCACTATCAATGGCTCGTCCTGCACGACTTCGTGGAACGGCTCACCGAGGATGGCATCGTGGCTCGCATCCTCAACGAGGGCCGCCAGTTCTATCGCTTCAAGAAGACGCCCTACATGCCGGTGGAGTTCTCCGGTGCGGCCTACCGGCTCGGGCACAGCATGGTCCGGGAGGTCTACAGCCACAACAGGGTCTTCACTCCGGGCGGGCTCGCGCCCGCTTCGCTGGGACTGCTGTTCGCGTTCTCCGGCCTTTCCGGGGGCATCGTGGGTGACCTGGCGCCCGATCCGCTCACCGCGCCAACTCCGATAAGCAAGCTTGCGAGCAACTGGATCATCGACTGGCGGCGCTTCTACGATTTCGGCAACAACCCGCCAGGGGTCACGCTCAATCAGGCGCGCAGCATCGATCCTTTCATCGTGAAGGCGCTGCACACCTTGCCCGGCGGTGCCAGCCTCCCGTTCCTGAACCTGAAGCGCGGCGTGATGCTCGGGCTGCCCTCTGGCCAGTCGGTGGCACGGGCGATGGAAGTGACCAATCCCCTGACAAGCGCCGAGATCTCGTCCGGCACGGACGGCGCCGTGGCCAAGGCACAGGGACTGCATGAGCAGACGCCCCTGTGGTACTACATCCTCAAGGAAGCGTCGGTCAGAGAGGGCGGCGAGCGATTGGGGCCTGTGGGCGCGCGCATCGTGGCGGAGGTCTTCATCGGTTTGGTCCACGGCGATCATGAGTCCTATCTCTGGAAGAAGGGCCCTGCGTGGACGCCGACCCTTCCTTCGCGCACGCCCGGGACTTTTACGATGGTCGACCTGCTGCAGTTCGTAGGCGACGTGAGTCCCATCGACGGCGTGACTCAAGTCTGA
- a CDS encoding efflux RND transporter permease subunit codes for MARFFIDRPIFAWVLAIIVMLGGVMSIATLPIAQYPSIAPPAVAITANYPGASAKTLEDTVTQIIEQKMKGLDRLSYMASTSESSGSVTITLTFENGTDPDTAQVQVQNKLSLATPLLPQEVQQQGVTVTKSATNFLNVLAFTSEDGSMNGSDLSDYVAANVQDAISRVEGVGDTTLFGSQYAMRIWLDPNKLANFSLTPLDVKTAVQAQNAQVSAGQLGGMPAAGSQQLNATITSQTRLKTAQEFEDILLRTQTNGAQVRLRDVARIELGSESYNTVGRYNGKPAAGLAIKLAAGANALDTVKAVDARVAELEKFFPQGMKVQKPYDTTPFVRISIEEVIKTLVEAIVLVFLVMYLFLQNFRATLIPTIAVPVVLLGTFGVLAAFGFTINTLTMFAMVLAIGLLVDDAIVVVENVERVMTEEGLSPKEATRKSMGQITGALVGVALVLAAVFVPMAFFGGSTGVIYRQFSITIVSAMTLSVLVALVLTPALCATLLKPVPKGHAMASTGFFGWFNRSFDRGNGRYQGIVRHMMGKGWRYMVLYAVLLAAVVFGFMKLPVGFLPDEDQGTMFGLVQLPPGATNARTEEVIRQVEQHFLVDQKDAVSGIFTVAGFSFAGSGQNTGFAFIKLKPWDERKGEALSVTGVAAKAGAFFNTIRDAKVFAFAPPAVAELGNATGFDLMLQDRANLGHEALMQARNQLLATLGNDKRLVAVRPNGMEDTPEFRLEIDPHKAQAQGLSMADINDTFSAAWGSSYVNDFIDKGRVKKVMLQADAQYRMLPEDIDRWYVRNSAGTMVPFTSFAKAGWSSGSPRLERYNGVPSVEILGMAMPGSASSGEALAIVEEAVAKLPAGIGYEWTGLSRQEKASSGQTGLLYALSILIVFLCLAALYESWAIPFSVIMVVPLGVLGALVGAILTWKMNDVYFQVGLLTTIGLASKNAILIVEFAKDLHAQGKGLVESALEAARLRLRPILMTSLAFILGVLPLVLGSGAGAGAQHALGTAVIGGMLSGTVLAIFFVPLFFVVVRSLFKGGAAPAALPVQPAAAAS; via the coding sequence ATGGCACGCTTCTTCATCGACCGCCCCATCTTCGCCTGGGTTCTCGCCATCATCGTGATGCTGGGCGGCGTCATGTCCATTGCCACGCTGCCGATTGCGCAGTACCCGAGCATTGCGCCGCCCGCCGTCGCAATCACCGCCAACTACCCCGGCGCTTCCGCCAAGACGCTGGAAGACACCGTCACCCAGATCATCGAACAGAAGATGAAGGGGCTGGACCGGCTGAGCTACATGGCCTCGACCAGCGAGTCGTCGGGCTCGGTCACCATCACGCTTACCTTCGAGAACGGCACCGATCCCGACACCGCGCAGGTGCAGGTGCAGAACAAGCTCTCGCTGGCCACGCCGCTGCTGCCGCAGGAGGTACAGCAGCAAGGCGTCACGGTCACTAAGTCGGCCACCAACTTCCTGAACGTGCTGGCCTTCACCTCGGAAGACGGCAGCATGAACGGCTCCGACCTGTCGGACTACGTGGCCGCCAACGTGCAGGACGCCATCAGCCGCGTCGAGGGCGTGGGCGACACCACCCTCTTCGGTTCGCAATACGCCATGCGCATCTGGCTCGACCCGAACAAGCTCGCCAACTTCAGTCTCACGCCGCTGGACGTGAAGACGGCGGTCCAGGCGCAGAACGCCCAGGTGTCGGCCGGCCAGCTCGGCGGCATGCCGGCGGCCGGCAGCCAGCAGCTCAACGCGACCATCACCTCGCAGACGCGCCTGAAGACCGCGCAGGAGTTCGAGGACATCCTCCTGCGCACGCAGACCAATGGCGCACAGGTGCGCTTGCGCGATGTGGCCCGCATCGAGCTGGGCAGCGAGTCGTACAACACGGTCGGCCGCTACAACGGCAAGCCGGCCGCGGGCTTGGCCATCAAGCTGGCGGCCGGCGCGAATGCGCTCGACACGGTCAAGGCGGTGGACGCCCGCGTGGCCGAACTCGAGAAGTTCTTTCCGCAGGGCATGAAGGTGCAAAAGCCCTACGACACCACGCCGTTCGTGCGCATTTCCATCGAAGAAGTGATCAAGACGCTGGTGGAAGCCATCGTGCTGGTGTTCCTGGTGATGTACCTCTTTCTCCAGAACTTCCGCGCCACGCTGATCCCGACCATCGCGGTGCCGGTGGTGCTGCTGGGCACCTTCGGCGTGCTGGCGGCCTTCGGCTTCACCATCAACACGCTCACCATGTTCGCGATGGTGCTTGCCATCGGCCTGCTGGTCGACGATGCCATCGTGGTGGTGGAAAACGTCGAGCGCGTGATGACGGAGGAAGGCCTTTCGCCGAAAGAGGCGACGCGAAAGTCGATGGGCCAGATCACCGGCGCGCTGGTCGGCGTGGCCCTGGTGCTGGCGGCGGTGTTCGTGCCGATGGCTTTCTTCGGCGGCTCCACGGGCGTGATCTACCGGCAGTTCTCCATCACCATCGTCTCGGCGATGACGCTGTCGGTGCTGGTGGCGCTGGTGCTCACGCCGGCCCTGTGCGCCACGCTGCTCAAGCCGGTGCCCAAGGGCCATGCCATGGCGAGCACCGGCTTCTTCGGCTGGTTCAACCGCAGCTTCGACCGCGGAAACGGCCGCTACCAGGGCATCGTGCGGCACATGATGGGCAAGGGCTGGCGCTATATGGTGCTGTACGCGGTCTTGCTGGCGGCGGTGGTTTTCGGCTTCATGAAACTGCCTGTGGGCTTTCTGCCGGACGAGGACCAGGGCACGATGTTCGGGCTGGTGCAGTTGCCGCCGGGCGCGACCAATGCGCGCACCGAAGAAGTCATCCGCCAGGTGGAGCAGCACTTCCTGGTCGACCAGAAGGATGCGGTCTCGGGCATCTTCACTGTGGCGGGCTTCAGCTTTGCAGGCAGCGGGCAGAACACCGGTTTCGCCTTCATCAAGCTCAAGCCCTGGGACGAGCGCAAGGGCGAAGCACTGAGCGTGACGGGCGTGGCGGCGAAGGCCGGCGCCTTCTTCAACACCATTCGCGATGCCAAGGTGTTTGCCTTTGCACCGCCGGCCGTGGCGGAGCTCGGCAACGCAACCGGCTTCGACCTGATGCTGCAGGACCGCGCCAACCTCGGGCATGAAGCCCTGATGCAGGCGCGCAACCAGCTGCTCGCCACGCTGGGCAACGACAAGCGCCTGGTGGCCGTGCGTCCCAACGGGATGGAGGACACGCCCGAATTCAGGCTCGAGATCGATCCGCACAAGGCGCAGGCCCAAGGGCTTTCGATGGCCGACATCAACGACACCTTCTCGGCCGCATGGGGCAGCAGCTACGTCAACGACTTCATCGACAAGGGCCGCGTGAAGAAGGTGATGCTGCAGGCCGACGCGCAGTACCGCATGCTGCCCGAGGACATCGACCGCTGGTACGTGCGCAACAGCGCCGGAACGATGGTGCCCTTCACCTCGTTCGCCAAGGCGGGCTGGAGCTCGGGCTCGCCGCGCCTGGAGCGCTACAACGGGGTTCCCTCCGTCGAGATCCTGGGCATGGCAATGCCGGGCAGTGCCTCCAGCGGCGAGGCGCTGGCCATCGTCGAAGAGGCGGTGGCCAAGCTGCCCGCGGGCATCGGCTACGAATGGACCGGCCTGTCGCGCCAGGAGAAGGCCTCGAGCGGCCAGACCGGCCTTTTGTACGCGCTGTCCATCCTGATCGTGTTCCTCTGCCTGGCGGCGCTCTACGAGAGCTGGGCGATTCCGTTCTCCGTGATCATGGTGGTGCCGCTCGGCGTGCTGGGCGCGCTGGTCGGCGCGATCCTGACCTGGAAGATGAACGACGTCTATTTCCAGGTGGGCCTGCTCACCACGATCGGCCTTGCATCGAAGAACGCCATCCTGATCGTCGAGTTTGCGAAGGACCTGCACGCACAGGGCAAAGGGCTGGTCGAGTCGGCACTGGAAGCAGCGCGGCTTCGCCTGCGCCCCATTCTCATGACCTCGCTGGCCTTCATCCTCGGCGTGCTGCCGCTGGTGCTGGGAAGCGGCGCCGGAGCCGGCGCGCAGCATGCGCTGGGCACCGCCGTGATCGGCGGCATGCTGTCCGGTACCGTCCTCGCGATTTTCTTCGTGCCTCTTTTCTTCGTGGTGGTGCGCAGCCTGTTCAAGGGCGGCGCCGCTCCGGCCGCCCTGCCCGTGCAACCGGCCGCGGCCGCATCCTGA
- a CDS encoding TetR/AcrR family transcriptional regulator has protein sequence MRVKTEAKRDAIVQVASEVFRELGFEGASMVEIAARVGGSRATLYGYFKSKEELFVAVIHASAKIHFEPIFTALAEEGDEDLERVLQRFGEKVLAVMCSQEVIQAHRAVIAESGRSDIGRLFYEGGPKKGVAELAGFLERQMRKGRLRNADPITAANHLMALLDSETVKPSLLGIQGPFTRRELREATRRALQVFLGGYASIGKPEG, from the coding sequence ATGCGAGTCAAGACGGAAGCCAAGCGCGATGCCATCGTCCAGGTGGCATCGGAAGTCTTCAGGGAACTGGGGTTCGAGGGGGCCTCGATGGTGGAAATTGCCGCTCGCGTGGGCGGTTCGAGGGCAACGCTCTACGGGTACTTCAAGTCGAAGGAGGAACTGTTCGTTGCCGTGATCCACGCCTCGGCGAAGATTCACTTCGAGCCGATCTTCACGGCACTGGCCGAGGAGGGCGACGAAGACCTGGAGCGCGTGCTGCAGCGTTTCGGCGAGAAGGTCCTGGCCGTGATGTGTTCGCAAGAAGTCATCCAGGCGCACCGGGCCGTGATTGCCGAATCGGGCCGCAGCGACATCGGGCGGCTTTTCTATGAAGGCGGCCCCAAGAAGGGCGTTGCCGAGCTGGCGGGTTTTCTCGAGCGGCAAATGCGCAAGGGCCGCCTGCGAAATGCCGACCCCATCACGGCCGCGAACCACCTGATGGCGCTGCTGGACTCGGAAACTGTCAAGCCCAGCCTTCTTGGTATTCAGGGGCCGTTCACCCGCCGCGAACTGCGAGAGGCAACACGCCGCGCGTTGCAGGTGTTCCTGGGCGGCTATGCATCTATCGGCAAGCCTGAAGGATGA
- a CDS encoding efflux RND transporter periplasmic adaptor subunit: protein MSTFLLVACGKPPGGPPPAPGTPEVGIVTVQPQRVAITTELPGRTVPFLIADVRPQVGGIVKARKFREGSDVKAGEALYQIDPATYKATYDSNVAALAKAQASLGTTRLKAERYKELVAIKAVSQQDYDDAAASLQQGEADVAAAKANVETSRINLAYARIDAPISGRIGKSSVTPGALVTASQSTALATIQQLDPIYVDLTQPSAAVLQLKQAMARGDLQKSGANAARVRLLLEDGSAYPIEGKLEFSDVTVDQNTGAITLRAVFPNPAADLLPGMYVRAVLQEGVKEQALMVPQQAVSRDSTGKPTAYVVDAQNKLQRRMLETERAVGDQWLVKSGLAAGDKLVVDGQQRAAAGVEVKTVQWSPGSRSGTETAKATRSASAGAAN, encoded by the coding sequence GTGTCCACTTTCCTGCTGGTCGCTTGCGGCAAGCCGCCAGGCGGCCCGCCTCCGGCGCCGGGCACGCCCGAGGTCGGCATCGTCACGGTGCAGCCGCAGCGCGTGGCCATCACAACGGAGCTACCCGGGCGCACCGTGCCCTTTCTCATCGCCGACGTGCGCCCGCAGGTCGGCGGCATCGTGAAAGCCCGCAAGTTCCGCGAAGGAAGCGACGTGAAGGCCGGAGAGGCGCTCTACCAGATCGACCCCGCCACGTACAAGGCCACCTACGACAGCAACGTTGCCGCGCTCGCCAAGGCGCAGGCCAGCCTCGGCACCACGCGTCTCAAGGCCGAGCGCTACAAGGAACTGGTTGCCATCAAGGCGGTGAGCCAGCAGGACTACGACGACGCGGCTGCCTCGCTGCAGCAAGGCGAGGCCGACGTTGCCGCGGCCAAGGCCAATGTGGAAACGAGCCGCATCAACCTCGCCTATGCACGCATCGACGCACCGATCTCCGGCCGCATCGGCAAATCGAGCGTCACGCCCGGCGCGCTGGTCACGGCGAGCCAGTCGACCGCACTGGCCACCATCCAGCAGCTCGACCCGATCTACGTCGACCTCACGCAGCCCAGCGCCGCGGTGCTCCAGCTCAAGCAGGCAATGGCGCGCGGCGATCTGCAAAAGAGCGGCGCCAATGCCGCACGGGTGCGGCTGCTGCTCGAAGACGGCAGTGCGTATCCGATCGAAGGCAAGCTCGAGTTCTCGGATGTCACGGTGGACCAGAACACCGGCGCCATCACGCTGCGCGCGGTGTTTCCCAACCCCGCTGCCGACCTGCTGCCCGGCATGTATGTGCGCGCCGTACTGCAGGAAGGCGTGAAGGAGCAGGCGCTCATGGTGCCGCAGCAGGCGGTGTCGCGCGACAGCACCGGCAAGCCGACAGCCTATGTGGTGGACGCGCAGAACAAGCTGCAGCGGCGCATGCTCGAGACGGAACGGGCCGTTGGCGACCAGTGGCTGGTGAAGAGCGGCCTCGCGGCCGGCGACAAGCTGGTGGTGGACGGCCAGCAGCGCGCCGCGGCGGGCGTGGAAGTGAAAACGGTGCAATGGAGCCCCGGCTCCAGGAGCGGCACCGAAACGGCGAAGGCCACCCGGTCGGCATCCGCCGGCGCGGCGAACTGA